The DNA sequence TGTAAAGAGTCCGTATGAGTTCTTTTTGAACTTTGGCGTTGGACTGAGCGATGGCGAACCTTTTGGCGACAAAAATTTTATACGCCTCAATTTTGGAACACAAAAAAGTGTTTTAGAAGAGATTTTAAAGCGTATGCAAAAGGCGATGGATAGCCTATGCTAAAACTCTTTTTCTCGCTTGTTTTTTCACTCTGCCTTTACGCAACGCCAGTTAGTCATATTGTCGTTTTAGGAGATCCTCATTTACCGGGTAAAAATATGCCTATGAAAGAGCAAGTCATTGAGCATATCAATCAATGGAATGATGTCAGCATGGTCGTAGCAGTAGGCGATCTTTGCTCAAGGGCTGGTACGCAAGAAGAGTACGCCTTTGTCAAAGCTTATTTTGCCAAACTCACCAAACCTCTTTATGCCATTACGGGCAACCATGACTTTATCTACACCGATGAACTAGACGGCAATGGCAAATTTCAACACGCATCAAAAGAGATTCAAGATGAAAAACTGAAGCGTTTTCAAGCCATATTTGGACTTTCAAAGCTTTATTATAGCGTTGAGAAAGCTCCCTATTTGCTTATTTTCCTCTCAGCAGATGACCCACAGTACTTAACCAAGCTTTCCGATGAGCAGTTTAGGTGGTTTGAACATGAGCTTCAAACGCACTCTAAAACACCAACCATCGTCTTTTTTCACGCCCCACTCGATCATACATTAGACAATTACAACCATTGGGCAAATACACCCAATTTTATCGCTCAACCCAAAGAGAAATTGCATCAGCTCATCTTAAACAATCCCCAGCTTTTTTTATGGGTCAGTGGGCATACACACACATCAGCCAAAGAGCCTAGTTATGCTTCTGCTATCAATCGCGTTGAACATGTCACCAACATCCACAATGCTGATATGAATAAAGAAAATATTTGGACAAACTCTTTGTTTTTATATGACAATAATGTTACGATTAAAACGTACGATCACACTGAAAAAAAATGGTTAAACGCGCTAGAACGTACCATTTTTATACCAAAATTTTAGGAAAAAATGGCTAATATACGGCACTTTTTGATGAGGATTTGAATGAAACACTATCTATTTGCACTTTGCGCCTGCTTGTTTTTACTCAGTGGTTGCGCCCAAAAAGAGTTTACTCAAAACGCCCCTGCAGTACCTGAACAAATTAAAGATGATACCCCGAAACGCCAAGAAATCATAAAAAATGCGCTCAAGCATCAAGGCAAAGTCGATGGTGGAGATTGTTCTGGATTTGTTACACTGGTCAACAAAGAAAGCACAGAGCCTTTTTTTACACCTGTAGAGCTCAATGGCTATTTTGAAGACACAAGACGCTCTTTAGCCATCTACAATCTTTTAGAAGACCAAAATCGTATCTACCAAGAAAAACCTCGTGTTGGCGATCTTATCTTTTTTGCCAATACCGTTAAAAAATACGCTAAATCTAAAAGCGATGTCAATATCACACATATTGGTATCATTACTAAAATTGATCCTGATGAAACGGTCTATTTTATTCACCATACCAAAGGAAAAAATTTGATTAGCCAAATGAATCTTAACTATCCAACCGTTGCGATGTATGACAATAAATTGGTCAACTCTTATATGGAAAAATGCACCAAAAATGAGGGACATCAGTGTTTAGCTCCTGCTTATTTTAGTGCTTATGGGAAAATAAAATGAAAAAATGGTTTGCTTACAGTATTGTGGCTCTTTTATTCACTGGATGTGCGCCAACAATAGTAGAAACACCTGCGGCACCTATGGCAGAAAACACTCAAACTGAGCAGAAAATGTACCTTGGAGAAAAACCTTCCAACGACTTTTTTCTAAGACAAGAGCATGAAAGCTTTGACTTGCGCCCCATGCCTGAACTCTCCAGACGTGAGGCTATTGTACACAACGCATTGATGTATTTAGGGAAACGCGATGGAGGCGACTGTTCAGGCTTTGTAAGTCTTATCAATTACAAAACAGGAGCACCCTTTTACCAAGAAAAAGAGTTAAGTCAAAGTTTTGACAATGCAAGAAAATCGCGTGCAATGTTCAATCTCATGTCTAAAAAAGGTAATGCTTTTGAGACAACATTGCCCAATATTGGCGATCTTGTCTTTTTTGAAAATACCGAGCGAAAACCTGCCGTAAAAACAAAGGGCAAAGGAAAAACGCCTGTTAAAAAACCTGCCGTTCAAGTGGCTGAAAACATTACACACGTAGGCATTGTCACTAAAGTTGAGCCAGATGGAACGGTTGAGTTTATTCACCACTCCAATGGCAAAAATATCTTGGATTATATGAATTTTAATTATCCAATGCTCACCAACAAAGATGGCAAAGTCATTAATACCTATATGAAGCGTTGCCCATCCCAAAAAGGTGCAGCACAACCGCAATGTATGAATATCGCCTTTTTTGTGGCGTACGGAACATTTTAGGTTTTACATATAAGACAAGTAGAAACTAAAGATAGTTAGAAAGTTAAAATAATTTAAAAGAAATAAGAGGTGCTTTCGCACCTCTTAGAGTTTTAGATGTCTTGCTCAATAACTTCTTGGAAGCGGTTAAAATAACGCTCTTTGATTGCTTCAACTGATTTTGAAATATCGTTACATATAAAGTTACTTCCACCTACGGTTCCAATTTTAACAGCCGTAATTCCAATAGCTTTCACCATTGATTCAAAGCCCGCTTCGTCGTTTACTTCAACGATAGCGCGAGAGAAGCTCTCAGCGAAAATATCTTTTGCATCGTTACATGTAACCTTACATGTAAGACCTTTTCCACTTTTAGCGACCATTTTAGCCAGAGCAATAGCGATACCACCCACATTGACATCTTTGGCTGCGTTTAAATAGCCTTTTTTATTGGCTTCGATGACCAATTCCCATAGTTTTAGCTCTTTGTCATAATCAAGCTCTGCAAGTGTTCCCTCAACTTTGCCATAAAGCTCTTTCATATACAAGCTACCACCAAAGTCACTTTTGGTTTCACCGATAAGATAAATCGAAGCGCCCTCTTTTTGGAAGCTTGATGGAAGCGTTTTGTTCGCATCATCATTCAAACCCACCATAACGATTGCAGGGGTTGGGAAAACACCAATACCATTGGTTTCATTGTAAAGCGATACGTTACCGCTGACGACAGGTGTATTTAGTTTTGCACATGCCTCTTTGATGCCATAACAGCCCTCAGCAAATTGCCACATGACTTCAGGGTTTTCAGGATTGCCGTAATTTAGACAGTCTGTAATCGCCAAAGGTCGTGCGCCACTCATCGCAACGTTTCTACCACTCTCAGCCACTGCAGCTGCAGCACCCATTTTTGGGTCAATGTAGTTATAACGTGGGTTACAGTCACTGCTCATAGAGAGTGCTTTGCCATTTTCTTTGATGCGAATCACACTTGCATCAAGGCTTCCTGGTGCTTTGATTGTATTGGTTTGTACGGTTGAGTCGTATTGGTCAAAAATCCATGATTTATCGCTGACTTCGACGGAATTTAAAAGGGTGTCAAATGCTTTTTGGTTCTCTACTTTTGCAAAATCATTGATCGTTGTGTTTTTTATAGAAGCCAAATAAGCTGGCTCTTTAGTTGGTCTATCATAAATAGGCGCTTGTTCGCTCACAGGTTGTACTGGCATATCCGCCACTCTCTCACCATGCCAGAAGAGTTCCATATTACCTGTTGCGGTTACTTCACCGATGATTTCAGCATTGAGATCCCATTTTCTAAAGATTTCGACGACTTTATCTTCATACCCTTTTTTCGCACAGATGAGCATACGCTCTTGCGATTCTGAGAGCATAAATTCAAATGGTTGCATTCCCTCTTCACGTGCAGGGACTTTATCTAAGTGCATGATCATACCACTACCACTACGTCCTGCCATCTCAAATGAGCTAGAAGTCAAGCCAGCAGCTCCCATATCTTGGATACCCACGATGTAGTCTGTTTTAAAGAGTTCTAAACATGCTTCCAAAAGAAGTTTTTCTGCAAATGGGTCACCTACTTGTACGGTTGGGCGTAGGCTTTTGTTGGCTTCGGTGAAGCTATCACTTGCCATAACCGCACCACCAAGTCCATCACGACCCGTTTTTGAGCCAACGTAGACAACAGGATTACCGATACCTTCTGCACGTCCATAGAAAATTTCATCACTTTTTGCAAGACCGAGTGTAAATGCGTTAACCAAGATATTGCCATTATAGCTCTCATCAAAGAAGGTCTCACCACCGATGGTAGGAACCCCCATACAGTTACCGTATCCTCCGATACCCGCAACAACACCACGTACCAAATAGCGTTGGTGATGGGATGTGTCATCATTATTTGTGACATTACCAAAACGAAGAGAGTTCATGTTGGCTACAGGACGAGCGCCCATCGTAAAGACGTCTCTTAAAATGCCGCCAACACCCGTTGCCGCACCTTGATAAGGCTCGATAAAACTTGGGTGATTGTGTGATTCCATTTTAAAGACCGCTGCCATGCCATCGCCTACATCGATAACACCTGCATTTTCACCTGGTCCTTGAATAACCCAAGGAGCCTTCGTTGGAAAACCATTCAGATATTTTTTACTGGATTTGTAAGAGCAGTGCTCACTCCACATGGATGAGAAGATACCGATCTCTAGCATATTAGGCTCTCGTCCTAAAATGTTCAAAATATTTTCATATTCGTCTTTGGTTAACTTATGTTTTTTTAACACTGCGTCTAAATTTTCCATGGATTGTTGCCCTATGTGATGTAATTAAAATAGGCTTATTTTACACAAAGGGAGCTAAAAGTTAGTTTTGACGAAAAGTTACCTCCAAAGCTTCTGCACTCATAGGCTTTGCAAAAAGATAACCTTGCATGCTGTCACAACCATTTTCAATAAGGAATGCTTTTTGTTCTTCCGTTTCAACACCTTCGGCCAATACTTCAAGTTCGAGTGTTTTTCCTAGCGCAATGATTGCTTTTGAAATGGCTTGATCATCCTTATCGTATGGCAAATCTTTAATGAAGGAGCGATCAATTTTAAGTTTATGCAGTGGCAACTGTTTAAGATAGCTCAAAGAAGAATATCCTGTTCCAAAATCATCAATGGATATTTTGTAGCCCAAATTTTTCAATTTTTTCAATGTTTTAGCAAATTGGTCAGGATTGTTCATAAAACAACTTTCTGTCACTTCAAATTCTATCGTTAAAGCGCTTACCCCTATATTTTCACGAATTGCTTCAATTTTTTCAACAAAGTCTTCCTCTTCGATCTGGATACTAGAGATATTGATTGCAACAATACCTTCAAAAAAGTTTTGTTTATGCCACACTTTAATTTGCTCTAATGCTTTTCTAAAAATCAACAATCCAAGAGGAATAATCAGCCTCGTCTCTTCTGCTCTCGCAATAAAATTATTGGGCATCATAAACCCATTCGTAGGATGTTGCCACCTCACTAGTGCTTCGAGTCCAATTAATTTGCTTGTTTGAAGATTGATTTGAGGTTGAAAATGAATGACAAACTCATCGTTTTCAATCGCATCTTTCAGATCATTATCTAACTTAGAAATATTTAAAAGACGTTCTGTCATAGAGAATGTATAAAAAGCATAACACTTTTTACTGCTAATTTTTTTAGCTTCGTACATCGCAGTATCAGCATTTTTAAAAAGAGATTCAAAACTCTTGCCATCTTGGGGGCAACACGCTACACCCATGCTCACACTCAATTTAAAATGTTCTTTTGCGACGGCAATAGGTATATCCAAACTTTCTACGAGTTTTTCACACAATGCTTCTACATGTAAATGTCCATTGGTAAGAATAACAAACTCATCTCCGCCTACGCGTGCGAGAAAATCAGTTTCTCTCAAACGTGACTTAAAGCGCTCTGCCACTGCTTGAATGACTTTATCGCCCAATGTATGTCCATACATATCATTGATGGTTTTAAAACGATCCAAATCCAAAAATATGAAGGCTAATGCTTGCTCTTCTAACAAACGCTTTTCAAGCTCTTGCTTTAAATAAGCACGATTTGGAAGTTTGGTTAAAGGATCATTCAGTGCTAAAAAAAGCATCTCTTTTTGTGAATTTTTACGATCACTAATATCACGATGTGTTCCAGCAAGCCTTAAAGCAGCACCCATATCATCGCGTTCTACAACGGCACCTGAACCTTCTATCCAAACCCAGTGACCATCGCGATGACGCATCCGAAATTCTATAACATAAGGTTTATTATTGCTAATGGTATTTTCAATCGCTTTTTTTGCAATAAGTTGATCATCAGGATGAATACGCTCTGACCAATCCGTATCTTTTTCATCAATATCACTACGTTTCAAACCTAAAAAAGAGAGCCAAGTGTCGTTGACAATGTGGGTATGATGTACATAATCCCAATCCCAATAACCCAAATTGGCACCTTGTATCACGTGTTCTAACCGCTGTTTATGTTCAGTAATCTTCTTCTGCATTGCTTCTATCTGAAGAATTTTTGCTTTTATAAGCCCAAAAAGAAGTAATGACGTTATAAGGATAAAAAAGAAACCTTTATAGGTTGAAAGCGTTGTGAACAAAGGAATATTATCGGCAAAATACCCTACTGCACGATCTGAAAAATAGATCCACAAAGCAGCAAAAATAGCGTAGATTAGAACAATACGTAAAGGATTCATACTAGCACGCATTGGATCACCTCTTCATTACACTTTTCTATTGAGTTTATTATACTGTATAGTTCAAGACATTTATAGTAATTTGATAAAAATTCAGCTAAAATCCAAAGTTCAATTTAACTCTGAGGCGGGATATTTCATGTTTGGTATGGGTATAGGAGAAATCCTTGTTATTGTGATTGTTGCTATTATATTTTTAGGTCCAGAGAAGCTTCCTGAGGCAATGGTCAAAGGTGCAAAATTTTTTAAAACACTTAAAACCAGCATCAATGACGTCAAAAGTACCTTTGAACAAGAGATGAAAATCCAAGAGCTTAAAGAAGAAGCACTTACTTATAGAAAAAAACTTGATGAAGCAACGACAAGTGCGCGTAAAGTCATCACGTTTGATGAACTTGAAGAGATCAAAAAAACAACACAGGGTGTCAATGACTCTTTAAAAGAGCTTGAAAATAGCGTTAAAGAAAGTGCAGCGCTTGAAACGTCTGCACCTACAACCACACAGCAACCAACATTGATTACCGAAACCGAAACACCTAAAGAGATAAAAAAAGAGGTAAATGCCTAATGTTTGATGAGTTAAAGCCCCATTTAGCAGAACTTCGTAAAAGACTTTCAATTTCACTCGTTGTTATTTTAGTAATGTTTCTTGTCTGTTTTTCATTCTGGCAACCTATTCTTGCTTGGATGATTGCTCCACTCAAAGCAGTTTTGCCTGAAGGAAGTAATGTTATCTTTACAGGCGTGCAAGAGCCCTTTTTCACCGCTATGAAGGTTGCTTTTTTTGCTGGATTTATCCTCTCACTGCCTGTTCTTTTTTGGCAATTTTGGCTTTTTGTAGCACCTGGACTTTATGAGAATGAAAAAAGATTAGTTGTGCCCTTTGTAGCAGCTGCAACATTGATGTTTACAATGGGAGCTGCATTTTGTTATTACATTGTCGTTCCACTCGCTTTTGGCTTTTTGATTGCTTTTGGTAGTGCCCTTTTTACAGCTCTCCCGAGCATCGGCGAGTATGTCGGCTTCTTTACAAAGTTTTTAGTGGGATTTGGACTCTCTTTTGAAATGCCTGTTGTTATCTTTTTCTTTGCAAAACTTGGGCTTGTCGATGACAAAGGGCTCAAAGAGTTCTTTCGCTATGCCATTGTTATTATTTTTATTATGGCGGGAATTTTAACACCACCTGATATTCTTTCACAGTTTTTAATGGCAGCCCCTCTTCTAATCCTTTATGGTATTTCTATCCTGGTAGCAAAAGCGGTTAATCCGTATATCCCGCCTGAAGTTGATGAAACAGCAGAAGAAGAGACTGAAGAGAAGAGTGAGGAATAGACAATAGACCCGCTTTTAAAATCGACTTACGACTACACACTCCCACCTGAGCTTATCGCCACACATCCTGTTGAACCTAGGGATGAGGCGAGGCTTTTGGTGTTTGATCGCAAGAGTGGCGTTATAACCCACACCCTTTTCAAACATCTTTTTGACTTTTTACCCGCTGATGTCGCTGTGCTTCTTAACGATACAAAAGTTGTTAAAGCACGCATTTTTGGTAAAAAAGAGAGCGGCGGCGAAGTCGAGGTGCTTCTTAACGCACCCTTACAGGAAAACCTCTACTCTGTTTACATCAGAGGGCGTGTCAAAGTGGGGACAAAGCTCTTTTTTGATGAGAAGATGGAAGCAGAGATTAGAGAGCTCAAAGAGGATGGCACACGTATTGTTGCGTTTAGCCAAGAGGGAAAACCACTTCACACAAAAGCCCTTTTTGATGTTTTAGAGAAAATTGGACATATTCCTCTTCCTCCTTATATCAAACGCGAAGATACAGATGATGATAGTGTAGACTATCAAACAGTCTTCGCCAAAGAACAAGGTGCGGTTGCAGCACCAACGGCTTCATTGCACTTTACAGACACTATGTTTGAAGTGTTAAAAAAGCGTTATGAAACCCACTTTTTAACCTTACATGTAGGGGCTGGAACCTTTAAGCCTGTGGAAGCCGAACACATCAAAGATCACATCATGCACTCTGAGATTTACACCATCCCTTCTCTTACATGTAAACTCATCGAAAGCCCAAAGAACATCCTAGCTGTCGGAACAACCGTGACACGGACCGTTGAATATTTTGCACGAACAAAAGTACCGGTTGGGAAATGTGACCTCTTTTTACATCCACAAAATTGCCCTATTCGAGTCAACCATCTCTTGACCAATTTTCATCTTCCAAAATCAACGTTGATTATGTTAGTAGCTTCTTTTGTGGGGATTGAAAAAACGCTAGAACTCTACGAAGAAGCCGTAAAAGAGAAATATCGTTTCTTCTCTTACGGCGATGCGATGTTAATTATCTAATTAGAGTTCTTACAGAACTCTATTAAGCTTTCATATCCAATAAAGACCCTAGCATCTCATTTTGAGTTTTAATGGTAGTGGCATTAGCTTCAAAACTTTTATCAAGTGTAATTTGATCGGTAAATTCTGTCGCTAAATCAGTACCATTAGCTGATTTACTACTTTGTGCGACAACAGAATTATTTTGATTTGTAATGGTTGTTTGTGTAGCGCTATATTTATCAGTATTAACATTCGCAACATTATTGGCGCTGTTATTCATCCAGTTAGACATAGCCATCATGGCAGTTGAATTGATTTGCATGATTGCTCCTTTCTCATTATTTGTGAACTATACTCTAGTTCCCTTGAAATAAATATAAAGAGTTTGAAGTATCTATTTTACAAGTGTTTTAAGCGCTTCATTCATAGTAAGAATCATCTGAGGATTTGTATCTTTATGAAAAGCGAAGTAAAGATCGCTCTCTTTGAGTACATAAACAACTTCATATTCAGACACATCACTTCCCATCTCTTTTAAGAGTGAAAATGCGGCCTCAACACTAAAAGCAATGGCATCCACACGGTTTTCTCTAAGTTTTTTAAGCTGTGATGTACGATTTGCAAAACGCTCCAAATTCTCTACATTTAAGCCAAAATCTAAAAGTGCTTTCTCGGAAGCTGTATCAGGGATCGTTGCAATCTTGTAATGACGCAACGATTCTGGTGTTGTTACCTTGATGTGGGAACTTTTCTTCGCAACAATACCTAATGTCATTTTTCCAACAGGTCCAACCCACTGAAAAAAGGCCTCACGCTCAGGCGTGCGGACAGTGCTATAAAGCATTGTATTGTTTTCATGTAAAACTTCATGGTAACCTCTTGCCCAAGGCAAAAGTTGAATCGTATTTTCAAAAAGTTGATGACCACATTTGGCAAAGAGTTCTTCAACAAGATGCGTGGAAAGCCCTCTTACTTTACCATTTTCTAAAAAATTATAGGGAGGACTTTGCTCTGTATAAACTTTAAAAACTTCTGCATAAAGCGTTAAAGAGAAAAAAGCTAAAAGCAAAAAAAGCTTCATAATTCACCTTGTGAGCGTTGAAGGGACTTCCAAGTGTAAATAAACATATCAAAATTGTCGAGTAAAATCTCAGTAATTGTTGGATCAAACTGTGATCCTGACATCATTTCAAAATAGTCTCTTACCGCTTTTTCTTCCCAAGGGTCTTTGTAAACACGTTTGTCAAGTAAAGAGTCAAAAACATCGGCTACAGCACAAATTCTTCCTACCAATGCAATATTCTCGCCCTTTTTACCATAAGGATACCCTTCGCCATCCCAACGCTCATGGTGCTCAAGTGCAATGATTGCCGCCAAACGCATCAACTCAAACTCTGAGTCAATCAACATGTTATAGCCTAAAAGAGAATGGCTTTTCATCACTTCCCATTCAGCAGTATCAAGCTTTGAAGGTTTATTGAGTATCTCATCGTTAATGCCAACTTTGCCAATATCATGGAGAATGGCAGCCATTTTGACCTTTTCACATTCCGCTTCGTCTTGACCTAAAAATTTACAAAAAAGATAGCAAAACTCTGCAACACGTCTGAGATGCTGACCTGTTTCTTTGGATTTCAACTCTGCAATAGAAGCCGATAGATAGGTCATTTCATGGTTTAATTTGCGAATCTCAACAGTCTGATCTTCTACTTGTTGTTGCAAATTTGATTGGAGTTTATACAAACTCACGTGGGTTTTAACGCGAGCTTTTAAAACAGTCGCATGAAAGGGCTTTGAAATGAAATCAACGGCACCTACATTAAATCCTATTTCTTCAAAGTCACTTCCGTCATTGGCGGTGAGAAAAATAACGGGAATATGATGCGTTTTATCACTATGCTTCAGTCTACGGCACACTTCGTAGCCTGTCATAAGTGGCATATTAATATCAAGTAAAATGAGATCAGGTTGTATTGATTCTGCTAAAGTGATCCCTTTTTTGCCCTCTTTTGCAGCATAAACTTCATATTCTCCAAGAAGAGAAGTAAGCATCTCAATGTATTCAGGAGTATCATCTATCACCAGAATCTTAGCCATACTATTTGATCTCCTTACTCAACTGCTCCAAACTCTCCAATGCAGCATCAAAATCAAAAGTTTTACATGCCAAAAGAAGTGTTTTAAACAATTCATGCTCACGTAATGATTCATAAGTAGCAAGCTGTTCTAAAAGAGAGGTAACTTTAGAGACATTTGACATCTCCAACGCATCAGAAAGCTCTTTTAACAACGCTATTAACGTCTGTTTATCGTGTGCTAATTGTATATTTGCAGTATAAGTTTTTGGATCAAGCTGATCATACTCTGAGCGTAAAGTCGCTAAAAGAGCGCGATGTTCTTCTAACACAGGCTCAAGAGGTGCTTCTTTTATGGAATTATGTTCTTTTAAGAATTGCTCTAAATGATTGAAAGCTTGTTCTAAAATAAAAACACCAACTGTACCACTTAACCCTTTTAGAGTGTGTGCGTAGTCAATCAATGTTGTTAATTCTTGTTTTTCAACGAATGTTTTTAAGCGCTCAGGAAGCTGAAGATACGTATCGTAAAAATTATAAAAAAGTTTCTGCCATAACGCTTCATTACCACCCAATTTTTTGATCGCCTCTTTTTTACTAAAACGTTGCTTGGTGCGTTTTTTAGTGCTGGTTTGTTGTTTTGGTGCAATCGAAAGGCTTACATGTAAAACTTCTAAAAGTGTGCCATAAAAGTCTTCGACTTCAAAAGGCTTACCAATATGCGCATCCATTCCCGATTGAATACATTTTTCAATATCTTGAACCATCACATTGGCAGTCATCGCTACAATAGGAGTTAAGACATTAAGCTCTTTGCGGATGATACGTGTCGCCTCATACCCATCCATGAGTGGCATTTGAACATCCATCAAGATAAGATCATACGGATGTTCTTGCTCTTGAATTAATTCCACAGCTTCCAAACCATTGCGTGCGATTTCGACTTTTGCATGAGTTTCTTTCAGCAAATAAGTCGCTACTTCAAGATTAATGTCATTATCTTCTACAATTAAAATACGTTTAGAAGAGAGGTCGATCTTAGAAGGATCAAAAAGTGGTGTTTGCGAAGCTACGGTACATAAAGAGACGAGTTCGTCATAAAGCATTGAAGGATTAATAGGTTTTTTCAAAAAGGACTGAATCCCTGCACGATAAATGCGCTCTTTAATCTCCACATCATCATTGGTTGCTATCATAAGAACAGAAGGCAATTCAGACAAAGAGATGCTTTGTAATAACCGTTCATAATAATCAACTCCATTACTGCCCTTGGATAGCTCATAGTCAAGAATAATGAGATGATAAGGTGTGGCTATATTTTTAATCTTTGAAACCACGTCATCACTGCTTTTTTGAGCAGTCACAAAGAAGCCAAAAGATCGGATAAAATCACAGAGCATATCACTGACTTTTTTCTGATCAACTATGACTAAAATACGTAATGGCTCATACGTCCCTGAGTTGTTTTCATACTGAATATCTAGCCCTTTGGCTATTGGTAAATTGAGCGTAAAGCTAAAGAGACTTCCTCTCCCCTCTTCACTTTCTAAAGTAATGTGTCCATGCATCATCGACGCTAACTG is a window from the Sulfurospirillum oryzae genome containing:
- a CDS encoding HD domain-containing phosphohydrolase, which encodes MAKILVIDDTPEYIEMLTSLLGEYEVYAAKEGKKGITLAESIQPDLILLDINMPLMTGYEVCRRLKHSDKTHHIPVIFLTANDGSDFEEIGFNVGAVDFISKPFHATVLKARVKTHVSLYKLQSNLQQQVEDQTVEIRKLNHEMTYLSASIAELKSKETGQHLRRVAEFCYLFCKFLGQDEAECEKVKMAAILHDIGKVGINDEILNKPSKLDTAEWEVMKSHSLLGYNMLIDSEFELMRLAAIIALEHHERWDGEGYPYGKKGENIALVGRICAVADVFDSLLDKRVYKDPWEEKAVRDYFEMMSGSQFDPTITEILLDNFDMFIYTWKSLQRSQGEL
- a CDS encoding response regulator — translated: MIRAMLYRVSLLQALAVMIIISLLLPLPLLMLTYVNSTYKTKQEEFTTLNTKKFNLSSAIFVESLWNFYPELGQKMLEQLLLDPNLKFVYVKDSDGKLFLEWESKEKVGNNDDTLFLQRTLEKDNVVIGSLEMGFKRQDVVSSVVSDITLFGSIFFLQILFLVFVISWIYYYKIIKPIRRLVGHSNLLAQQKLDVPFEWDENDEIGTLGFALDKTRIKLKGLFDTLKQENMLLDEKVKQRTKELEDASRYKSEFLANMSHEIRTPMNAIMGMSHLISKTAMNSTQASYVSKIKEASSVLLRIINDILDFSKIEAGKMEVEAIAFDLHKELKKSCSIFSVLAKEKGIDFQCDFVETNRFFKGDPCKIMQIINNFLSNAIKFTREGAVILSVVEKVNEDNTATLTFNVKDSGLGIAKEKQSLLFQAFGQLDASVTRKHGGTGLGLYICTQLASMMHGHITLESEEGRGSLFSFTLNLPIAKGLDIQYENNSGTYEPLRILVIVDQKKVSDMLCDFIRSFGFFVTAQKSSDDVVSKIKNIATPYHLIILDYELSKGSNGVDYYERLLQSISLSELPSVLMIATNDDVEIKERIYRAGIQSFLKKPINPSMLYDELVSLCTVASQTPLFDPSKIDLSSKRILIVEDNDINLEVATYLLKETHAKVEIARNGLEAVELIQEQEHPYDLILMDVQMPLMDGYEATRIIRKELNVLTPIVAMTANVMVQDIEKCIQSGMDAHIGKPFEVEDFYGTLLEVLHVSLSIAPKQQTSTKKRTKQRFSKKEAIKKLGGNEALWQKLFYNFYDTYLQLPERLKTFVEKQELTTLIDYAHTLKGLSGTVGVFILEQAFNHLEQFLKEHNSIKEAPLEPVLEEHRALLATLRSEYDQLDPKTYTANIQLAHDKQTLIALLKELSDALEMSNVSKVTSLLEQLATYESLREHELFKTLLLACKTFDFDAALESLEQLSKEIK